In Zobellia roscoffensis, the following are encoded in one genomic region:
- a CDS encoding sterol desaturase family protein has protein sequence MKTVIWIALFFGTFSFMEFMAWFTHKYVMHGFLWSLHKDHHKKDHGSWFERNDAFFIFYAIVSMILFYLGAQTSFWYGWPLGFGILAYGIAYFLVHDIFIHQRFKLFRNIDHWYAKGVRRGHKMHHKHLEKGDGECFGMLIVPFKYFKNKS, from the coding sequence ATGAAAACAGTTATTTGGATAGCCCTATTTTTTGGCACATTTTCCTTCATGGAATTTATGGCTTGGTTTACCCATAAATATGTTATGCATGGTTTTCTATGGAGTTTACATAAGGACCATCACAAAAAGGACCACGGTTCTTGGTTTGAAAGAAACGATGCTTTTTTTATATTCTATGCCATTGTAAGTATGATACTTTTTTACCTAGGCGCACAAACATCCTTTTGGTACGGTTGGCCTTTGGGATTTGGAATTCTAGCTTATGGTATTGCCTATTTTTTGGTTCATGACATCTTCATTCATCAAAGATTTAAGCTTTTCCGCAATATAGACCATTGGTATGCAAAAGGCGTTCGTAGAGGACATAAAATGCACCATAAACATTTAGAAAAAGGAGATGGTGAGTGCTTTGGTATGTTGATTGTTCCTTTTAAGTATTTCAAGAACAAATCATGA
- a CDS encoding TlpA family protein disulfide reductase has protein sequence MKAKIKYLGFGIVLILTSVILLTPVGPKLRNYAGRILSYGAVKLKADKAVPEDAYDWEVTDLDGEVHSFQDKKGEVVFLNLWATWCKPCLEEIPDLQMLFNDYGNKVNFMLVSQEEFGRVINFVQKRGYNLPFYYSKNQVPEIFRSSTIPTTYILNKDGKIVMAENGAVDWNGDEIRELLDKLITE, from the coding sequence TTGAAGGCTAAAATTAAATATCTGGGTTTTGGAATAGTATTGATATTGACCTCTGTTATCTTGCTTACTCCTGTTGGACCTAAATTAAGAAATTATGCTGGCCGGATTCTTTCCTATGGGGCGGTAAAGTTAAAAGCAGATAAGGCCGTACCTGAGGATGCATATGATTGGGAAGTAACCGATTTAGATGGTGAAGTACATTCTTTTCAAGATAAAAAGGGAGAAGTGGTCTTTTTAAATTTATGGGCAACCTGGTGTAAACCTTGTTTGGAAGAAATTCCGGATCTTCAGATGCTGTTTAATGATTACGGTAATAAAGTAAATTTCATGTTGGTAAGCCAAGAAGAGTTTGGTCGGGTCATTAATTTTGTTCAGAAGAGAGGCTATAACCTTCCTTTTTATTATAGCAAAAATCAAGTTCCTGAAATATTTAGATCGTCTACAATACCTACTACTTATATTTTGAACAAAGACGGTAAAATTGTTATGGCTGAAAATGGAGCTGTGGATTGGAACGGTGATGAAATCAGGGAGCTTTTAGATAAACTCATTACGGAATAG
- a CDS encoding TlpA family protein disulfide reductase, with translation MKRKTFFTLIIMAFVLSFFVTPVGYWGKVWLMRLFASPPEVINVEERNVVEGYDWKLKDANWDYFNFNKSEGKVLFIHFWASWNTPSAAELKGIQELYNTYSDRVDFYIITNEEREPVEEFMAKNKYIFPVTYRIVGADAPFKIPEIQGTYIIDKNGAIVVNSKETHDWDSSTVTQLLDSLVAKP, from the coding sequence ATGAAAAGAAAAACATTCTTTACGCTCATTATCATGGCCTTTGTGCTTTCCTTTTTTGTAACTCCGGTAGGGTATTGGGGCAAGGTGTGGCTTATGCGTTTATTTGCTTCACCTCCAGAGGTTATTAATGTAGAGGAAAGAAATGTAGTTGAAGGATACGATTGGAAGCTAAAGGATGCCAATTGGGACTATTTCAACTTTAATAAATCCGAAGGAAAAGTACTGTTCATTCACTTTTGGGCTTCATGGAATACCCCCAGTGCCGCAGAGCTAAAGGGTATTCAAGAGCTTTATAACACTTATTCGGACAGAGTCGATTTTTATATTATTACGAACGAGGAACGAGAGCCTGTAGAAGAGTTTATGGCAAAAAATAAATATATTTTTCCCGTAACCTATAGAATTGTAGGTGCCGATGCACCCTTTAAGATACCCGAGATTCAAGGTACTTATATAATAGATAAAAATGGAGCTATTGTGGTGAATTCTAAAGAGACCCATGATTGGGATAGTAGCACGGTTACCCAACTTTTAGATTCGCTAGTTGCTAAACCTTGA
- a CDS encoding aconitate hydratase, with translation MAFDIDMIKKVYASMAERVDKAREIVGKPLTLSEKILYSHLWDGSPTEAFTRGKDYVDFAPDRIACQDATAQMALLQFMQAGKPNVAVPTTVHCDHLIQAKSGAALDLKSANSTSAEVFNFLESVSNKYGIGFWKPGAGIIHQVVLENYAFPGGMMIGTDSHTVNAGGLGMVAIGVGGADAVDVMAGMAWELKFPKLIGVKLTGNISGWTSAKDVILKVAGILTVKGGTGAIVEYFGEGAKNLSCTGKGTICNMGAEIGATTSTFGYDDSMERYLRATDRNDVADEANKVREYLTADDEVYANPEQYFDELIEINLDELKPHLNGPFTPDLATPVGQLGEKAKANGWPLKVDWGLIGSCTNSSYEDLTRAASIAKQAVDKKIKSKSDFGINPGSEQIRYTAERDGILEVFENLGATVFTNACGPCIGQWDRSDLKGEEKNTIVHSFNRNFSKRADGNPNTHAFVGSPEMVAAIAISGRLDFDPMNDTLLNEDGEEVKLDMPLGIELPPQGFAVEDAGYLAPDADGSGVEVKVSPDSERLQLLEPFTPIKDESLIGAKLLIKAFGKCTTDHISMAGPWLRFRGHLDNISNNCLIGAVNAFGKKTNFVKNQLTGEFAGVPDTARAYKAAGVRSVVVGDHNYGEGSSREHAAMEPRHLGVAAVIVKSFARIHETNLKKQGMLGLTFANEEDYDLVQEDDTFNFVDISEFAPDKQLTLELVHADGSKNVIKLNHTYNQPQIDWYREGSALNVIKKENAA, from the coding sequence ATGGCTTTTGACATAGATATGATTAAAAAAGTCTATGCTTCCATGGCGGAACGTGTAGACAAAGCAAGAGAGATTGTAGGTAAGCCACTTACACTTTCAGAAAAGATTTTATACTCTCATTTATGGGATGGTAGTCCAACAGAAGCGTTCACCAGAGGAAAAGATTATGTTGATTTTGCTCCGGATCGTATCGCTTGTCAAGATGCTACGGCACAAATGGCTCTTTTACAGTTTATGCAAGCTGGGAAGCCAAATGTGGCGGTGCCAACTACGGTACACTGTGACCACCTTATTCAGGCAAAAAGTGGTGCGGCTTTAGATTTAAAATCGGCTAATAGCACTAGTGCAGAAGTTTTTAATTTCTTAGAGTCTGTATCTAATAAATATGGAATCGGATTTTGGAAGCCAGGTGCTGGTATTATTCACCAAGTAGTACTTGAAAATTATGCTTTCCCTGGCGGAATGATGATCGGTACGGATTCCCATACCGTTAATGCAGGTGGTTTAGGTATGGTAGCTATTGGTGTTGGTGGAGCAGATGCTGTTGATGTTATGGCAGGAATGGCTTGGGAGTTAAAATTTCCTAAATTAATAGGTGTTAAGTTAACTGGGAATATTTCTGGTTGGACCTCTGCAAAAGATGTTATTCTTAAGGTTGCTGGTATTCTTACCGTTAAAGGTGGTACAGGAGCAATTGTTGAATACTTTGGAGAAGGAGCTAAGAACCTTTCTTGTACCGGTAAAGGTACTATTTGTAATATGGGTGCTGAAATAGGGGCAACCACTTCAACTTTTGGTTATGATGATTCTATGGAGCGCTACTTAAGGGCTACAGATAGAAATGATGTGGCAGATGAAGCTAATAAGGTACGAGAGTACTTAACTGCAGATGACGAAGTATACGCTAACCCAGAGCAATATTTTGATGAACTTATAGAAATCAATCTAGACGAGTTAAAGCCTCATTTAAATGGTCCTTTTACTCCAGATTTAGCTACGCCAGTAGGTCAATTAGGAGAGAAAGCTAAAGCTAATGGCTGGCCTTTAAAGGTAGATTGGGGATTAATAGGTTCGTGTACAAACTCTTCGTACGAAGATTTAACGAGAGCAGCATCTATAGCTAAACAAGCTGTAGATAAAAAGATTAAATCAAAATCTGATTTTGGTATTAACCCGGGATCAGAGCAGATTCGTTATACAGCAGAGAGAGATGGTATCCTTGAGGTTTTTGAAAATCTAGGAGCTACGGTCTTTACTAATGCTTGTGGACCATGTATTGGTCAGTGGGACAGAAGTGATTTAAAGGGTGAAGAGAAGAACACCATAGTTCATTCGTTCAATAGAAATTTTTCCAAAAGAGCAGATGGTAACCCAAATACGCATGCCTTTGTTGGTTCTCCTGAAATGGTGGCTGCAATAGCAATATCTGGTCGTTTGGATTTTGACCCTATGAATGATACGTTGCTTAATGAAGATGGAGAGGAAGTTAAATTAGATATGCCGTTAGGTATAGAATTACCTCCGCAAGGATTTGCTGTTGAAGATGCTGGTTACTTAGCTCCAGATGCAGATGGTTCCGGTGTAGAGGTTAAAGTTTCCCCTGATTCTGAAAGGTTACAATTATTGGAGCCATTTACGCCTATAAAAGACGAAAGTTTAATAGGTGCTAAATTATTGATCAAGGCTTTCGGTAAATGTACAACAGACCACATTTCCATGGCCGGTCCTTGGTTACGTTTCCGTGGTCATTTGGATAACATTTCTAATAACTGTTTAATTGGTGCTGTTAATGCATTTGGTAAGAAGACCAACTTTGTAAAGAACCAATTAACAGGTGAGTTTGCAGGTGTCCCTGATACGGCACGTGCATACAAAGCAGCAGGTGTAAGATCTGTAGTTGTGGGTGACCATAACTATGGAGAAGGTTCCTCTCGTGAACATGCGGCCATGGAGCCAAGACATTTAGGAGTTGCAGCGGTAATAGTAAAATCTTTTGCTCGTATTCATGAAACAAACCTTAAAAAACAAGGTATGTTAGGATTAACTTTTGCCAATGAGGAAGATTATGATCTAGTGCAAGAAGATGATACATTCAACTTTGTTGATATTTCTGAGTTCGCTCCAGATAAGCAACTAACGTTAGAGTTGGTACATGCAGATGGAAGCAAAAATGTAATTAAGTTGAACCATACATATAACCAACCTCAAATAGATTGGTATAGAGAAGGTTCTGCATTGAACGTCATTAAAAAGGAAAATGCAGCTTAG
- a CDS encoding bifunctional aconitate hydratase 2/2-methylisocitrate dehydratase, translated as MSIYKDYLKEIEERKGQGLQPKPIDGAELLSKIIEQIKDVENEYREESLNFFIYNVLPGTTSAAGVKAKFLKEIILGESVVKEITPSFAFEQLSHMKGGPSIKVLLDVALGSDENLAKQAAEVLKTQVFLYEADTSRLEVALKSGNTIAKDIIESYAKAEFFTKLPEIDETIDIVTYVAGVGDISTDLLSPGGDAHSRSDRELHGQCIFEHNKDMQKEVLALKEQHPDKRVMLIAEKGTMGVGSSRMSGVNNVALWTGVPFSKYVPFINFAPVIAGTNGIAPIFLTTVGVTGGIGLDLKNWVIQKDAEGKTIRDEDGEPVLKEMYSVKTGTVLTINTKEKKLYHGKIELKDISAAFTPQKMEFMKAGGSYAVVFGKKLQTFACKTLGIDVPQVYATSKEVSIEGQGLTAVEKIFNKNAVGTSGATLHAGSYVRAEVNIVGSQDTTGLMTSQELEMMAATVISPIVDGAYQSGCHTASVWDDKSKANIPRLMSFMNDFGLITGRDPKGKYFPMTDVIHKVLNDITVGDWDIIIGGDSHTRMSKGVAFGADSGTVALALATGEASMPIPESVKVTFKGQMKSYMDFRDVVHATQQQMLQQFGGENVFQGRVIEVHIGTLTSDEAFTFTDWTAEMKAKASICISEDDTLIESLEIAKGRIQIMIEKGMDNAKGVLQGLVDKAETRITELKTGIKPSLRPDADAKYHAEVVIDLDEIAEPMIADPDVNNEDVSKRYTHDNIRPLSYYGGTKKVDLGFVGSCMVHKGDMKILAQMLKNVEAQNGKVEFKAPLVVAPPTYNIVDELKAEGDWDVLVKYSGFEFDDSAPKGLARTKYENMLYLERPGCNLCMGNQEKAEPGDTVMATSTRLFQGRVVKDTGEKKGESLLSSTPVVVLSTILGRTPTMAEYEAAVDGIVLTKFKPSTKQLVR; from the coding sequence ATGAGCATTTATAAGGATTACCTAAAGGAGATCGAAGAGCGTAAAGGTCAAGGTCTTCAGCCAAAGCCAATTGATGGTGCTGAATTACTTAGCAAAATTATTGAGCAAATTAAAGATGTAGAGAATGAGTACAGAGAAGAATCTCTAAACTTTTTTATCTATAATGTTTTACCTGGTACAACTAGCGCTGCCGGAGTGAAAGCTAAATTTTTAAAAGAAATTATTCTTGGCGAGTCAGTTGTAAAAGAGATTACACCGTCTTTTGCTTTTGAACAATTATCCCATATGAAGGGCGGACCTTCAATAAAGGTATTGTTAGATGTCGCGTTAGGATCAGACGAGAATTTAGCCAAACAAGCGGCCGAGGTTTTAAAAACGCAAGTTTTTCTTTATGAGGCAGATACCTCTCGTTTAGAAGTGGCCTTAAAAAGTGGTAATACAATTGCAAAAGACATCATAGAAAGCTATGCCAAGGCAGAGTTTTTTACAAAGCTTCCAGAAATAGATGAAACTATTGATATCGTAACATACGTTGCGGGTGTAGGTGATATTTCTACAGATTTATTATCGCCAGGTGGTGATGCGCACTCAAGATCTGATCGCGAGTTACATGGTCAATGTATTTTTGAGCATAATAAAGACATGCAAAAAGAAGTATTGGCTTTAAAGGAACAACATCCAGATAAGCGCGTAATGCTTATTGCAGAAAAAGGAACAATGGGGGTGGGTTCTTCAAGAATGTCTGGTGTAAATAATGTAGCATTATGGACAGGCGTACCTTTTAGTAAATATGTTCCATTTATTAATTTTGCTCCAGTAATTGCTGGTACTAATGGTATCGCTCCAATTTTTTTAACAACAGTTGGTGTAACAGGAGGTATTGGTTTAGACCTTAAAAACTGGGTTATCCAAAAAGATGCAGAAGGAAAAACAATTCGTGATGAAGATGGAGAACCGGTATTAAAGGAAATGTATTCTGTAAAGACCGGAACAGTGCTTACCATTAATACAAAAGAGAAAAAATTGTATCATGGTAAGATTGAATTAAAAGATATTTCTGCAGCATTTACTCCGCAGAAGATGGAGTTTATGAAAGCAGGTGGTTCTTATGCCGTTGTTTTTGGTAAAAAATTACAAACATTTGCTTGTAAAACTTTAGGAATTGATGTTCCTCAAGTATATGCAACTTCAAAAGAAGTTTCTATAGAAGGGCAAGGATTAACTGCGGTAGAGAAGATATTCAATAAAAATGCAGTCGGTACTTCAGGAGCTACATTGCATGCAGGTTCTTACGTTCGTGCTGAAGTAAACATTGTAGGTTCACAAGATACTACAGGTTTAATGACATCCCAAGAATTAGAGATGATGGCTGCAACGGTTATTTCTCCAATTGTGGATGGCGCATACCAATCTGGTTGTCATACAGCTTCAGTTTGGGATGATAAATCGAAAGCGAATATTCCAAGATTAATGAGCTTTATGAACGACTTTGGTTTAATTACTGGTCGTGATCCTAAAGGGAAATATTTTCCAATGACAGATGTTATTCATAAAGTATTGAACGATATTACGGTGGGTGATTGGGACATCATTATTGGTGGAGATTCGCACACACGTATGTCTAAAGGTGTTGCTTTCGGTGCAGATTCAGGTACAGTTGCATTAGCATTGGCTACAGGTGAGGCGTCCATGCCAATTCCTGAATCGGTTAAAGTAACCTTTAAAGGACAAATGAAATCTTATATGGATTTCCGTGATGTAGTACATGCCACACAACAGCAAATGTTACAACAATTTGGAGGCGAAAACGTATTCCAAGGTCGTGTAATAGAGGTTCATATTGGAACGTTGACTTCTGACGAAGCATTTACGTTTACGGATTGGACAGCAGAAATGAAAGCGAAAGCATCTATCTGTATTTCTGAAGACGATACCTTAATAGAGTCATTAGAGATTGCAAAAGGTCGTATCCAAATCATGATCGAAAAGGGTATGGACAATGCAAAGGGTGTACTTCAAGGACTTGTTGATAAGGCGGAAACTAGAATTACGGAACTTAAAACAGGTATTAAGCCATCTTTAAGACCAGATGCCGATGCTAAATATCATGCAGAAGTAGTTATTGATTTAGATGAAATTGCTGAACCAATGATTGCAGATCCAGATGTAAATAATGAAGATGTTTCTAAGCGTTATACGCATGATAATATTAGGCCATTATCGTACTATGGTGGAACTAAAAAAGTAGATTTAGGTTTCGTAGGGTCTTGTATGGTTCATAAAGGAGATATGAAAATATTAGCTCAAATGTTGAAAAATGTTGAAGCGCAAAACGGAAAGGTAGAATTCAAAGCTCCTTTAGTAGTTGCTCCTCCAACATATAATATTGTTGATGAGTTGAAGGCAGAGGGTGACTGGGATGTACTTGTAAAATACTCAGGCTTCGAATTTGACGATAGCGCACCAAAAGGTTTGGCACGTACCAAGTACGAAAACATGCTATACCTAGAGCGCCCAGGTTGTAACCTTTGTATGGGTAACCAAGAAAAGGCAGAACCAGGAGATACGGTAATGGCAACATCTACACGTTTATTCCAGGGTCGTGTAGTAAAAGATACTGGCGAGAAAAAAGGTGAATCTTTATTATCATCCACACCCGTTGTTGTATTATCTACAATCTTAGGAAGAACTCCTACAATGGCCGAATATGAAGCAGCTGTTGATGGTATTGTTTTAACGAAGTTTAAACCTTCTACCAAGCAATTGGTGCGGTAA
- a CDS encoding AAA family ATPase → MSDVQAINQLVEKHQALKKEIAKVIVGQDKVIDQILLSIYTGGHSLLIGVPGLAKTLMVNTIAQTLGLDFKRIQFTPDLMPSDILGSEVLDQNRNFKFIKGPIFGNIILADEINRTPPKTQAALLEAMQERAVTIAGQQHKLELPYFVLATQNPIEQEGTYPLPEAQLDRFMFAIELKYPSIAEEIEVVKSTTSDRSVTVQALFNAKEILEVQQLVRRIPVPDNVVEYAVKLVNSTRPNLDSASDYVKQYIDWGAGPRASQNLVLAAKAHAAIQGKFSPDAEDVQAVATGILRHRIIKNYKAEAEGISEEAIIAKLL, encoded by the coding sequence ATGTCGGACGTTCAGGCAATCAATCAACTTGTAGAAAAACATCAGGCGCTTAAAAAGGAAATTGCCAAGGTCATTGTAGGCCAAGACAAGGTAATAGACCAAATTCTTTTAAGTATTTATACGGGTGGTCACTCTTTGCTGATCGGTGTTCCTGGATTGGCAAAAACTTTAATGGTGAATACCATAGCCCAAACCTTAGGATTGGATTTTAAACGTATTCAATTTACTCCGGATTTAATGCCAAGTGATATTCTTGGTAGTGAGGTTCTTGATCAAAATAGAAACTTTAAATTTATAAAAGGACCTATTTTTGGAAACATCATTTTGGCCGATGAGATCAACCGCACGCCACCTAAAACTCAAGCGGCTTTGCTTGAGGCGATGCAAGAGCGTGCAGTGACCATTGCAGGACAACAGCATAAGTTAGAACTTCCTTATTTTGTTTTGGCTACTCAGAACCCTATTGAACAAGAAGGTACGTACCCACTTCCGGAAGCTCAGTTAGACCGTTTTATGTTTGCTATTGAGCTGAAATACCCTTCTATAGCCGAAGAAATAGAAGTGGTGAAAAGCACTACTTCAGATAGATCGGTAACAGTTCAGGCTTTATTCAATGCGAAGGAAATATTAGAGGTTCAACAACTGGTACGTCGTATTCCAGTTCCGGACAATGTGGTAGAGTATGCCGTAAAGTTGGTAAATTCTACACGTCCAAATTTAGATTCGGCAAGTGATTATGTTAAACAATATATAGATTGGGGAGCAGGTCCTAGGGCATCACAAAATCTTGTTTTGGCAGCTAAAGCACATGCAGCAATACAAGGTAAATTTTCTCCCGATGCCGAAGATGTCCAAGCTGTGGCAACTGGAATTTTGAGACATAGAATTATCAAAAATTACAAAGCAGAGGCCGAAGGTATTTCGGAAGAAGCTATTATTGCTAAATTACTCTAG
- a CDS encoding peptidylprolyl isomerase, with the protein MSKVSKYITIIGCLLITGGAFAQETEEVVESQEEAVLDAEASVEMDSVKPVNNFKKIKLDGISAVVGDYVILESDIEKTLIDLKSQGVSTADVTRCGLLGKLMEDRLYAHQAVQDSLLVSDDEIAATTDRQIQSFVQQTGSMEKLLKFYKKEDEASLREDINKINKLRMLSEKMQSSIVEKIEITPEEVRQFFNKIPEDERPVFGAEMEIAQIVKAPKPTEEEVQDVLDKLNEIKADVEDNDASFSVKAILYSQDPGSKSKGGFYSITKDTGFDKTFKDVAFSLAEGEVSDPFETQFGYHIIFIEKIRGQELDLRHILVQPKISQTALDEVKSELDTIRKHIMEGKYSFADAARNFSDEKETKFDGGLLRNPTNFDSRFELTKMDPTLYNQVRSLKDDEISYPLLEEDPRGGGPKYKILKVTNRYDEHTADFSKDYIKIQQLAKTEKQYKAIKKWMDEHIEDTYISVNEDNKDCEFANNWVKE; encoded by the coding sequence ATGAGCAAGGTGAGTAAGTACATTACCATTATCGGATGCCTTTTGATTACAGGAGGTGCTTTTGCTCAGGAAACTGAAGAAGTTGTTGAAAGCCAAGAAGAAGCTGTATTGGATGCTGAAGCTAGCGTAGAAATGGACTCGGTTAAACCAGTGAACAACTTTAAAAAAATTAAATTAGATGGTATTTCTGCGGTTGTAGGTGATTATGTTATCCTAGAATCGGATATAGAGAAAACTTTAATCGATTTAAAAAGTCAAGGAGTTTCTACGGCAGATGTTACCCGTTGTGGGCTTTTGGGTAAATTAATGGAAGACCGTTTGTATGCCCACCAGGCCGTACAGGATAGTCTCTTGGTTTCAGATGATGAGATTGCGGCAACCACTGATCGTCAAATACAATCTTTTGTACAACAGACAGGTTCTATGGAGAAACTGTTGAAGTTCTACAAAAAAGAAGATGAAGCTAGTCTTCGTGAAGACATTAATAAAATTAACAAACTAAGAATGCTTTCTGAGAAAATGCAGTCTAGTATTGTTGAAAAAATAGAAATAACACCAGAAGAAGTCCGTCAGTTTTTTAATAAAATTCCAGAAGATGAACGCCCGGTTTTTGGTGCAGAAATGGAAATTGCTCAAATTGTAAAAGCCCCAAAGCCTACAGAAGAAGAAGTTCAAGATGTGTTGGATAAGCTTAACGAGATTAAAGCAGATGTAGAGGATAATGATGCAAGTTTTAGTGTAAAAGCCATTTTGTACTCACAGGATCCAGGCTCAAAATCAAAAGGTGGTTTTTATAGCATAACAAAGGATACTGGGTTTGATAAGACTTTTAAGGATGTAGCATTTAGTTTAGCGGAAGGTGAAGTTTCGGACCCTTTTGAAACGCAGTTTGGGTATCACATTATTTTTATTGAAAAAATAAGAGGTCAAGAATTAGATTTACGTCATATTCTGGTACAACCTAAGATTTCTCAAACAGCTTTGGATGAAGTGAAATCTGAGTTGGATACTATTCGTAAGCACATCATGGAAGGTAAATATTCCTTTGCGGATGCCGCACGTAATTTTTCGGATGAAAAGGAAACGAAGTTTGATGGAGGTCTTTTAAGAAACCCTACCAATTTTGATTCTCGTTTTGAGTTGACAAAAATGGATCCTACACTGTACAACCAAGTTCGTAGTCTTAAGGATGATGAAATCTCTTATCCGTTACTGGAAGAAGATCCAAGAGGTGGAGGTCCTAAATATAAAATCCTAAAGGTTACGAACCGGTATGATGAACATACTGCTGATTTTTCTAAGGATTACATTAAAATCCAACAATTGGCTAAAACTGAAAAGCAGTATAAAGCTATTAAAAAGTGGATGGACGAGCATATAGAAGATACCTATATTAGTGTGAACGAAGACAACAAAGACTGCGAATTTGCCAATAACTGGGTAAAAGAATAA
- a CDS encoding peptidyl-prolyl cis-trans isomerase produces the protein MKLKIIPLRYLVRCSTVMAIIVLFVGCGSFLAKDEPGYLARVGENYLYREDVAKLLAKGISKEDSASFVTNYINNWASKQLLLEKAKINLPEEKLAEYDVLVTDYRTDLYTRAYKEALVQQGGDTVISSSQLNGFYEREKENFKLKEKIVKLRFVELPTQFLNKDDVISKLKRFKKNDIAYLDSIGVQFKKLNFNDSIWVSATRIIEEIPPLTFENASKHLKKSQFFEMEDANGVYLAKVTDVLDINDVAPLSFIEPTIKQVLLSRRKLDYLRKLETEIIDEAIKEKEFEVYEQGE, from the coding sequence ATGAAATTAAAAATAATACCATTGCGCTATTTGGTTCGTTGTTCGACCGTTATGGCCATTATAGTCCTTTTTGTGGGCTGCGGTTCTTTTTTAGCAAAAGACGAACCTGGATATTTGGCACGCGTAGGGGAGAATTATTTGTATCGTGAGGATGTAGCAAAATTATTGGCTAAAGGTATTTCTAAAGAAGATAGTGCCTCTTTTGTGACAAATTATATCAACAATTGGGCATCTAAGCAATTGTTGTTGGAAAAAGCTAAAATTAATCTTCCAGAAGAGAAATTGGCAGAGTATGATGTTTTGGTAACAGATTATCGTACGGACCTATACACCAGAGCGTATAAAGAGGCATTGGTGCAGCAAGGTGGAGATACTGTAATTAGCAGTTCTCAATTAAATGGTTTTTATGAGCGGGAGAAGGAAAATTTTAAATTAAAGGAAAAGATTGTAAAACTCAGATTTGTGGAGTTGCCCACACAATTTTTGAATAAAGACGATGTAATAAGTAAATTGAAGCGTTTTAAAAAGAACGATATTGCATATCTAGATTCCATAGGGGTACAGTTCAAGAAACTCAACTTCAATGACTCTATATGGGTAAGCGCTACAAGGATTATTGAAGAAATACCCCCACTAACCTTTGAAAATGCCAGTAAACACCTAAAAAAATCACAATTTTTTGAGATGGAGGATGCAAACGGGGTATATTTGGCAAAGGTTACCGATGTGCTTGATATTAATGACGTCGCTCCACTATCTTTTATTGAACCCACGATCAAGCAGGTTTTACTAAGTAGAAGAAAACTCGATTATTTAAGAAAACTGGAAACAGAAATTATAGATGAGGCTATTAAAGAGAAAGAATTTGAAGTTTATGAGCAAGGTGAGTAA